CAAGTTTAAAATTAAGAGTGAAAATTGTTTATCAAAATCTAAACTTTTTAAGGTCTAAAATAGCTAGTTAGATTTCGTAATAtttgttgtatatttttttttgtttgcatCAGGATATCTATTAAGATGGAAGTTCAATAACTAATCTCTTGGGTATTGTAGAAGTAAAGTGGACAACTTTTTCAAACAAGCAAGTTTCATTCTCATCCTCAGTGAATATCGAACTCGAAAAAAATGGTTAAGGAACACAAACTCCGTCCATACGTGCCAACTTGCGTTGGTATTTGTTGTGCATTTTTGTATAGCGGAActtatcatcaattcatcattaTGTATTAGATTCTTTGTTCAATGAAATAAAAGCATTTCTGTATTGTTTTTTATATCCACAAAACTTTTTTTGGGCTGGacaaaatattttacttaagTAACAGAGTACACACCATTGCCCAATAGGTCTTTTTGGTCAAACTCAATAGCCCAATCCCAATCCAAAAGTGTTAGCACCTTGATGGCATTCAGACCCAAAAAAAAGATCAGATTATTTATtacataataaattttgtaGTTATTTTCGGACaaagaaaaaaggaataaaGGCAAAGGTTCAACGGTCCGTGAGTTCAAAACGTTTCAACGGTCACCAACTTCGAATTCGAATACCCCCTTCTTCCTCAAGATTTCtaatctctgaaacctttctttCTGCCACACTTTCTTTCACTCTCAGAACTTCCGTTATTACCAAAAGATTCAATCCTAAACATGGATCAGATCCAATCAAACAATTTTCAGCAGCAATCACAAGCCCTAACAACAGAGCATAACGACTCAGTAATGGAAGATGCACAAGAGTCCTTGTTCGATTCAGTAGTATGCGATCCCAGTTCAAGACTACTACCAACTGGGCTCACAAGACCTGAAAACTCCGGTTAGAATCTTTGAAACTTCGCATATTCAGCATTTCTTTCCTTTATCTTGCTCTTAGGGTTAGTTTATTTTTCACGGGGAAGAATGATATACATTAGGATAGGAGCTTCCAGTTTTCCTCCTTTTATTTAAAACACAGTATTTCCTTGGTTTTACGTTTTCGTAATTACGTTTAGTAGAACTAgggttgatttgattgattgattTCCCGGACAAGAAcatcatttcttctttttcaactatttctGCAAATATATAAAGACTAGAACGTTTCTTTTTATCATGATTGTGTTAAGGGTAAGGACTGATATATTTATAAGACATGAAAACTTGTTTAGAAAAGTGGTTGATTTGATTTCTCAGACTAGTGTTCCACAGTCTTTTATTTAGGTTTACTATGCTAGCCAACAATTGTAAACTGAGGAGTTAGTTGAGGATTAGAATTGTGGCAAAGTGAAGCCTAATTCCAGTTAGTTCGGAAATATAATACTAATTCTGAGTAAGATGGTACACTTTGAAAGTACGGTGAAGCCTGTGTTCCAATAGTTCTGGGATCGGGATTAATGCTTGAAAGTATAATATAACATATTTGGAGGATCACCTGATGATTTTTAATAGCATATCTTTTCATGCAGGGGAGGATTATGTCATGTTTGTGAATGCGGGAGAGGAAGCTACTAATGAAGCAGACGGTGGACTAACTTTCCTTGGTGACACCTTTTTCGAAGGTGGGAACGTTATGCGTACCAATGAGCAAATAGTGGAGGGTGGAGATTACCCATTTATCTATCAGTCAGCTCGGTTAGGAAACTTTTGTTACAGATTTGATAGTCTTCCTCCTGGAGATTATGTGGTTGATCTTCATTTTGTTGAGATCATACAACCCCTATTTAAATACATATTTGACATCTATACTAGTAATCGCTTAAGctcctttttattgaaaaacaaTGGCAGGTTCTATCTGAACTGGATATCTTTGCAGCAGTTGGAGCTAATAAGCCACTACAGTTGGTTGACTCAAGGGTTTCTGTGAAAGATGATGGGATAATCCTCATAAGATTTGAAAGTATAAATGGACACCCTGTCATCAGTGGGATCTGCATTAGAAAACCAGGAAAACCAGCTGGTACTTCAGTGCTGCTTATGGTGCTTTTGTTTCCAAGTGGCATATATGTTATACTAATGTTCAGTTTTGTCATATTTGTTTTTCCCAGCTTCACAACTGACAAACGATTACGTTAAATGTAATTACTGTGCAGCGCAAATTGAAATTCCCGTGTCACAGGTTAGTGGTGCAACCTAGTTTTCTAAGTGGCAATGAAGTGTGAAGTACTCAtgacatttttcttttcttgtttttcattgGAATGTTTCAGATGAAGGTATTGCAGACAAAATCTACTGCAAAGTATCAAAACAAGATAAAAGAGCTCACAATGCAATGTGAGCTCAAGGCAAAGGAATGCTATGAGGCATGGATGTCATTAACTGCAACAAACGAGCAACTGGAAGCAGTCCAAATGGAACTTGACAATGTCACATTTAAGTCACTAACTACTGGTATATGAATTGTACTGATTTTCTTATATTGTAATGAAATTTATTTCAACTTGGTTAATGAGATTCATTCACATGAATATGTAGGAACATGAGGATCtgggctttttttttttcatccatGGATAACTAATGGTTTTAAAATAGTCACAAAGAGAGTGAGCGAGGGTGTAGGAGTGGGAATTTAAGGGAGTGAGTGAGGGTGAGGGAGGGCATTGAGAAATTGGAGGATATACTCAGGTTAGGAGAGAGTCAGGGGATCAGGGCTCTTAATCCCTCTATCTGTGACTATTTCTCTCTATTTTATTCTTCTATCACTGTTCCATTGGTGTTTTTTCTCAGTTATCTTCTGGTTGTTAAAGTACTTGTATATCATTGAAATGCTTTTGGCTTCTTGGTAGCATTtcctaattttattttcattgtccTTGTAGATCAAACTGTGGAGAAACAAGCTCATGAGCTGAGGAGCATTTCTAGCAGGTATGAAGTTGATAAGAAAAAATGGACAGAAGCAATTAGCAATTTACAGGAGAAAGTAAAGGCAAGTTATGAAAATCTAGGAAACATTTATATTTAAGAGAGTATTTTTATCCTGATCAGAATTGCATTCTAAGCGTACATGCACCTAATTTGTCCTGCAGTTGATGAAGAGTGATTATTGTCAACTTTCCCATGAAGCGCATGAATGTGTTGATTCAATCCCAGAATTAAATAAGATGGTATTTGCAGTTCAGGAATTGGGTATGCTTGAGTAATGCACTTATTCTCTTTTTTGCTTATTCAAGAGTTGAGTTGCACTTAACTTTTTTGGTTTTgaaatattacaaaatattttaaggGACTAAACTTCTTTTTGCAGTTAAGCAGTGTGAAGATCTCAAAGTGAAGTACAATGAAGAGATGATAAAGAGAAAAAAGCTCTTCAATGAAGTTCAAGAGGCTAAAGGTACATCTGACATGGTCTATAAGCAAAAATTGTTTTGATTTCAAGATTATTCTAAGCCAAAGGCACTAACGCATTTCTGTTAAGAATATTAGGGAACATTAGGGTTTTCTGCCGCTGCCGTCCCTTGAATAAGGCTGAAATATCAGCTGGCTGTACTACAGTTGTGGATTTTGATGCAGCAAAGGATGGATGCCTTGGAATTTTGGCAACTAATTCCTCAAAAAAATCATTCAGATTTGACAGAGTATATACACCAAAAGATGATCAAGGTATACATATGAAGCTTTATTTTAACAttactattttatatattttatttttatgcgcAAGATCTGGAATTTGGTGGTTCCTAAATAGATAGTGTTGCTTTGTTTCTACAGTTGATGTTTTTGCTGATGCCTCATCAATGGTAATCTCTGTATTGGACGGCTACAATGTTTGCATATTTGCTTATGGGCAAACAGGAACAGGAAAGACATTTACCATGGAGGGAACAGAGCTGAACAGAGGAGTAAATTATAGGACTCTTGAGCTGTTGTTCGATGTTAGCAAACAAAGGAGTGATACATTTTCTTATGACATATCTGTTAGTGTACTTGAGGTTTATAATGAACAAATCAGAGACCTATTGGCTACAGGATCAACATCAAAAAGGTAAGTTAACTGCTCTATAATAATGATGTGCAAGTATGATAAACTGCCATAACATTGAAAACTGTTTCTCCTGAATTGATGTTTCAGGCTGGAGATAAAACAAGCCTCTGAAGGATCTCATCACGTTCCTGGTGTCGTAGAAGCTAAAGTTGAAAGCATTAAGGAGGTCTGGGATGTACTGCAAGCTGGAAGCAATGCTAGAGCAGTTGGAAGTAATAATGTTAATGAGCATAGTAGTAGATCTCACTGGTACCAAGCTCTTTTGCATTCTATTAGAAGCTCTCTAGGATATATGTCTTCTCTTcatcaaaatgaattttcttcTTTGAATACTTGTAATGATTGCttgtttcttactttcttttccAGCATGCTTTGTATAATGGTAAAGGCTAAAAATTTGCTGAATGGTGAGTGTACCAAGAGCAAGCTTTGGCTTGTGGATTTGGCGGGTAGTGAGAGACTTGCAAAGACTGATGTGCAAGGGGAGCGGCTTAAGGAAGCGCAAAATATCAATCGATCTCTTTCAGCTCTTGGCGATGTTATATCTGCTTTAGCAGCCAAGAGTAGTCACATTCCCTATAGGTATTTCCACCATTATCCTTACCTTTCagtatttttaataaactttTTAATGATCCTTTTCCTTTTGGGGGTTTCAGGAACTCAAAATTGACACATTTACTTCAAGACTCTTTAGGTATGTCTACTTCTTCacctttcattttgtttttttttgtgtacATATGAGACAGTCAGCAGGCATGTATTGATAATGCTCCTTTGTAATCATAATAGGGGGTGACGCCAAAACATTGATGTTTGTGCAAATCAGTCCATCGGACCAGGACTTAGGTGAAACTCTTAGCTCACTTAATTTCGCAACTAGAGTGAGGGGCGTTGAGTTAGGTCCTGTTAAGAAGCAAGTTGACACAAGTGAACTTCAAAAGACAAAAGCAATGGTAAGTTGCTGCTCAGtgtaatacataaaaaattattttttatttcatcattttatatgtaaataactttttctttcttgcttttaTACTTTGGTATAGCTTGAAAAAGCAAGGAGTGATTGCAGAGTGAAAGATGAATCAATACGGAAGCTAGAAGACAGTTTGCAAGGCATGGAGAGCAAGGCCAAAGGAAAGGATAGTATTCACAGAAATCTACATGAAAAGATTAAAGAACTTGAAGGCCAGATTGAGTTGAAGACATCCATGCAAAACCAGtcagaaaaacaaatttctcAATTGTCAGAGAAATTGAAGGGAAAAGAGGAAACATGCACTACTCTCCAACATAAGGTTGCTTTCTGTTTTAGATAGTTGTCTGAATTCATTCTTAACTACCTTCAACACAGTTTGTCTTAGTTCTGTGAGTAAAATTTGTAAAACTTTTTGACGCCATGGTCGCCGTATAATGCTGAAAGAACGTTCCACTATAACTTATACGATTCGTAGAATTTATAAATAACTATGATTTTACTG
The Arachis duranensis cultivar V14167 chromosome 5, aradu.V14167.gnm2.J7QH, whole genome shotgun sequence genome window above contains:
- the LOC107487239 gene encoding LOW QUALITY PROTEIN: kinesin-like protein KIN-14R (The sequence of the model RefSeq protein was modified relative to this genomic sequence to represent the inferred CDS: deleted 2 bases in 1 codon; substituted 1 base at 1 genomic stop codon); protein product: MDQIQSNNFQQQSQALTTEHNDSVMEDAQESLFDSVVCDPSSRLLPTGLTRPENSGEDYVMFVNAGEEATNEADGGLTFLGDTFFEGGNVMRTNEQIVEGGDYPFIYQSARLGNFCYRFDSLPPGDYVVDLHFVEIIQPLFKYIFDIYTXSLKLLFIEKQWQVLSELDIFAAVGANKPLQLVDSRVSVKDDGIILIRFESINGHPVISGICIRKPGKPAASQLTNDYVKCNYCAAQIEIPVSQMKVLQTKSTAKYQNKIKELTMQCELKAKECYEAWMSLTATNEQLEAVQMELDNVTFKSLTTDQTVEKQAHELRSISSRYEVDKKKWTEAISNLQEKVKLMKSDYCQLSHEAHECVDSIPELNKMVFAVQELVKQCEDLKVKYNEEMIKRKKLFNEVQEAKGNIRVFCRCRPLNKAEISAGCTTVVDFDAAKDGCLGILATNSSKKSFRFDRVYTPKDDQVDVFADASSMVISVLDGYNVCIFAYGQTGTGKTFTMEGTELNRGVNYRTLELLFDVSKQRSDTFSYDISVSVLEVYNEQIRDLLATGSTSKRLEIKQASEGSHHVPGVVEAKVESIKEVWDVLQAGSNARAVGSNNVNEHSSRSHCMLCIMVKAKNLLNGECTKSKLWLVDLAGSERLAKTDVQGERLKEAQNINRSLSALGDVISALAAKSSHIPYRNSKLTHLLQDSLGGDAKTLMFVQISPSDQDLGETLSSLNFATRVRGVELGPVKKQVDTSELQKTKAMLEKARSDCRVKDESIRKLEDSLQGMESKAKGKDSIHRNLHEKIKELEGQIELKTSMQNQSEKQISQLSEKLKGKEETCTTLQHKVKELEKKMKEQLQSETSSFQQQIKELERKLKEQKESSESLLRQQIKELETKLNEQEQRSESSLRQQMNELEKRYNERELQWQQQQQQTHCFVEAGKATPDVGKSRMSGGEYPSESEARILKSSNSVNPPTSQASTNQIRSKREFRGNEAENNYGIPTSLHDRRVTRKSDPPRVARVVRPTTKPVIAAQAAPVSHKRASTSRDQVQGIKERETKKKIWSR